A window of Hevea brasiliensis isolate MT/VB/25A 57/8 unplaced genomic scaffold, ASM3005281v1 Scaf62, whole genome shotgun sequence genomic DNA:
CTTGTTGCTTACATTTTACTTGGGAAATGGAGTGAGACTacaaagaagagagagaaaatagaTTTGCTTGCTCAATTGACTACTGAAGAGGCACTTAAGGCAGAAGCAATGCCTTATGCCACTCCTACTGCTCCTGATATTCCTTTCGTGTATCCTTCAAAGAATGGAATTCATGTATGCGCTAGATGCTCAAGTCCAGCTACGACTTGCTGCTCTAGATGCAAGTCTGTTAGATACTAGTatgttctttttcttattgtgGCATAAATGTGTTCAGTAAGAAAGAtgctttattattttatttatttatttatttattttaccgTAGGTAAGTAGGTGTTAAGATTTGAAACAAATTGCATATTGTGGAATAGTTTTTCCTCTGGATAAGGAAATAGTTATCATACAAATCTTGTTGtactttaatttatatatatataagatttgTACTTTAATTTGTAGAAAGTTCAATCGAAGCTTTCTAGGGTTAATTCATTTGGATATCTGGTTTTTTGGGATGAATAGATGAAATTTAAAGATTTCATGATGTGATTTTTGgtttaaattatttgaatggaGTCTAGGATAATATGACTGTGAATGAGTTTAGATTAATGAATGTGGATGAAAACTTAGTTCAGGTGGATTTAAAATAAGAACTTTTGTGGGCATCTTAAATTCACCCTCAAGTCAGTTGATTTATTCAGAGTCATGAATCTAATTTCAATTCATGaataattgaaggtacctacacattATCAAACCCAAGTCTTACATTTTCAAATGCATCCAAATGTAGGATAAAGAACCAAATAGGGGATAACTCAAAGCTCAAAGCTTTGTTAACTGGATTATTGTAGAATCTAAGGCATCAAGCTTATGCATAGGAATTAGTAGATTAAATCTTTTACTATCCATTTATCTCCTGTTTTCCCTTCTTGATTCTTGATATAGTTGGAAATAAAGAGGAAAAGTGGTTTCCAGTGTCCATAGTTAGATTTGTGTTACATATTATAGTAAAAGGAGAAGGAATGTTAGGAAAGTAGTGTAACTGCTTGTGGAGGGAAATAACCAAAATAGTTCAGGTTTGATAGAGTTAGTTTTGGATGTCTGAATCATTGAGAGCGATTCTTCTTTGTGTGTATAAAGGGTCAGCTCATACCTGTATGGATTCATTCAAGATTCAATTCAATAATATACTCTCTCCTCTTCTTTAAACCTCTGTTCTCTTCTCTTCTCATCTCAGTTCTCTATTCTCTTCCCATCtcattcttttctcttctcatctaattcttttctcttctcgtCTCTTTCTTCTTTGTTCTAAGTTCCAATCTCTGTTATCAGATCTGATCAataacaatttggtatcagagcttgtagcGTGAGGGAACTAGCCAATTTCAGATCTGGAGTGTCACAAGATGACTAGATCTGGGACAGTCACTCAAGAATCTAGGGTTTCAGAGTTGGAGGAACAAATTAGGGTTTTATAGGAGGATTTTAAGAAGAATAAGGAGGAATTGCTTAGGGAAATCAAGCAATAAGGAGTAATTGCGTAGGGAAATCAAGCAATCTGCAATAGAATTAAGGGAGGAAATCAAGCAATCTGCAATTGATACTAGGAAAATTATCCTGGAGGAGTTCCGATCCTTGTTTGGTGCAAATTTGGCTGAGAAGGCCAGAGGAAACCAGCATGGAGGCAATGAGGAGGCTGGTACTTCTATGGCTTCTCTTGGAGGAAGGGGAATTCTTCCTGTGCCAAGGGAGAACATTAATACAAGTCAGAGAGGGGCTAATAGTGCTGGATCTACAACTAAAGTTGAAGGTATGTCCAAATTTTTGCCTAAAGTTAAGTTGATTACTTTTGATGGCAAAGAACCTAGGGCTTGGCTAAGGAAATGTACCAAGTATTTTGAGGTATATGGGGTTCCTAAGGATCAAATGGTGGGAATAGCAAGTTTATTTTTGATAGAAAGGGCTGATGCATGGTATCATAACTGGGTTAAGGGTGATGGAGGTCATTCTTGGGAAGATTTTGAGAGGGAATTGTGTGGCAGGTTTGGGGATGAAGGATTAGGGGATGTAGTTGAAGAATTCATGAGGTTAAGGCAAGAAAACACTCTTGAGGAGTATCAAGATAAATTTGAAGATATTAGAATTAGGTTGGAAAGGATGATGCCTAATCTTGGAGAAGCTTATTTTCTGTCAAGTTTTGTTGGGGGGTTGAAGGATGATATTAGACCTGTGGTTAAGATGATGAAGCCCGTGAATCTTTCTCAAGCTATTGAGGTTGCAAGATTGCAAGAACAACTCATAAACTCTACCAGGAAACCAATTTCTTATTCTAGACCCTACCAATGTGATTTCAGATCTAATATCCTTTCATCTTCAGCACCTATTACCTATAAACCTAATCAACCTACTCAGAATTATCCTTATGCTCCTAAACCCCCTATAACAGACCAGAATGCCAATTCAAAACAACCAAATTCTGTGCAGAAAACCTTACCTAACACTAGTCAGTCTTCTGTCAACCAACCTACAACTAAATTTACTTCCACCGATTACACTAATTCAAATACCATTAGACAACCCAGACCTTGTTTTACGTGTGGAGAGAAATTCTTTCCTGGCCATCAATGTAAACAGAAAACTCTCATGGCCCTGCAATTGCAAGAGAATGATGCCTCAGTATTTCAGATGCAAAAACAAGGAATAGATGAGGGGGAAGAGGAATGGCATGATGTTATAGAAGGAGAAGTACCTGCTGTATCTGAAAAAGTTGCTCTGTCAGTGCATGCTATGGAAGGCAGTCATGGGGTTCATACTATAAGGATAATTGGGCAGCATAAGAACAGGGAATTGTTGATATTAATAGATAGTGGTAGTACCAACAGTTTCTTGGGTGCAAGAGTGGCAAAAGAGCTGAAGTTACCTATTATTGAAGGGCCTGCAATTGCTGTGACAGTAGCTGATGACAGGAAAATTTCTAGCAGCAGCATGTGTCCTAACTTTAGATGGGGAATGCAGCAACACTCTTTCGTATTTGGCTTCAAGCTATTAGACATGTGGAGTTTTGATATTATTTTGGGAGTTGACTGGTTGAGGACATTTAATTCCATTTTATTTGCTTTTCAGCAATCAAGAATTACTTTCCAGCATGCAGGGCAGTTGGTTACATTGCAAGGAATCAATGATTTGGGCACTCGATCTAAATTTCTGCACTGTACCAGTTCTCAATGTAAATTGTTGCATGGGAAGGGAATGTTCAGCAGTAATTCTGGTTATACTTTTGCTGCATCAACTGATTTACCAGGGATAATTTGCAAATTCTTCAGGGCCTTGTTAAGTGCCAGCGGAAGAAGCTACATGGGGGCTCAAATCATTTGTCCTAGCTCAATTTCTTAAATTCTCATCTTCTTGGGGACAAGAAGATTCTCTTGCGGAGGGTATTGTTACATATTATAGTAAAAGGAGAAGGAATGTGAGGAAAGTAGTGTAACTGCTTTTGGAGGGAAATACCTAAAATAGTTCAGGTTTGATAGAGTTAGTTTTGGATGTCTGAATCTGTTAGAGAGCAGTTACTGCTGTGTGTATAAAGGGTCAGCTCATACCTGTATGGATTCATTCAAGATTCAATTCAATAATATACTCTCTTCTCTTCTTTAAACCTCTGTTCTCTTCTCTTCTCATCTCATGTCTCTAATCTCTTCCCATCtcattcttttctcttctcatctaattcttttctcttctcatttcatCTTTCTTCTCTGTTCTGAGTTCCAATCTCTGTTATCAGATCTGATCCATATCAATTTGTCAGAACTAGATGTGTGTCAATTGGCGAGTTTAGTGTTGATTATTATCACGGGAGAGGAAACAAGTGAAACAAAAAGCATGTATATTCATCAGCTAGTGAACTGATCTGGTCCCAGTTTCTTAATTTTCAAACTGATGGCGTACATGCAGTTCTGGGAGATGTCAAATAATTCATAGGAGGCAAGTTCATGAGCAATAATGTTGGCAATCGGAAACTGCCAGTTCATGCTCATCTCCTAATGCTACTGTAATCAAGGACTCAATTCCAGAGAGGATTTCAATTAATGACAGCTTGAACTTATTTTACTCTGGATATAATATTAAGTCACCTTTGATGAATAATGCACCTTCAGAAAATACAGTTCATTCTCAAATAATCAGTGGCATCTCTGCTGGTACCAATTGTTCTGCAGTTGATGCATTGCACGAGGCAATTCTGCAGAAAAGAAGCAGAGACAAGCAGGGATACCATAAATCTGACAGAGAAATGTTAATAAGACATGACATGGTTGTACTTGATtctttggaagaaaattatggaaCAAGGCCTGCCTGTTTAACCTTTAATGACACTTCCATTGCATGTATCAATGGTCAAGATAGTGCTTGTAATATGCATGTGATTCCTAAATATTCAAGGGAATCTGGGAAGATATTTGAATCAAGAAGCAAATATGGATTGTCGGGCTCATTGCATTCTGGAAAAATTGGGACAAAAGTGCATGAAACTAAAACAGATATTATTTTGAATGGAGGAAATATGTCAAATATAGAAAGTACTTTTAATGATGAGACAGGAGAATTGAATTATTCTTATGAAACAACTCTTAGTAAGGGAAGTGTAAAGGGTAAATGTGCATTGCTGCCTGTGGGTACCAAAATTTCTAAATCATCAAAATCAACAACAAAAGTCTTCGGAGAACAATCATTCTCAGAAGTAGAGGGCAGGGGAAAAATTGCTGACGATTCAAGTAGGTTTACTGGATCTCTTTTTTGAATATATACTTTTCAGTGAGAATTTCCTTTGATTTGGCACCTGTGATGCAGAGGCCGTTAGAATGGGGTGTGCAATTCCTGCTCCAGGAAGCAGTGTGGTTGCAGGCATTGGTTTTATGAAGACGATTGGTGTAAGGAAGTCAACTAGACTTGGTAGACAGGATGTTACAGGACTACATGGTATACACCAAAAAAGTAATGTTTAATTTCCAATTAAATCCAAGCTCTTATGAATTCAATTTGAACCTTACATTTGTATATGATGGTTAATTGAATGGTTTCTGCCTTTCTGGAACCTCTTTTCATGTTGTGCTATCATTTTGTCTCAGATGCTGTTCCCTTATGAAGAATTTGTTAAAATATTCAATTGTGAGGCTTTTAACTTATCACCTAGGGGACTTGTGAACTGTGGAAACAGGTATCATCATCTAATTTTGTCTTTTATTTTAGCAATCACAAATTTAGGAATAGGGTGCAGAATATAAAAAATTATGTtttctgtggtggcataattaaGAACTAGACAAGAAATTGTGTTTCTTTTATTGGCATATGTAGACAagaataagactataagaaattATACATGTAGATTGTAGAAGGCAGCTAATTTCATGTTGTTATGTATTTGTGAAAATCATACAGAACGACTAGGGAAAACTTTACTtttagaaattagggtttgtagACTCAAGATTAAAAGCTTAAAATAACCTGCAGATGTATTTTTTTGAGGAAAAAAAAAGTTGGAGGAAACATAATAAACTACTAGTCTGACACAAACAAGCTTTAGGATTCACTCCTGTCAAGAAAGCATCACACTTTCCATGGTGAGAATTGCGTCAAACAACTTTGaaacataaattgatggaatttaTTCACTgtaaactaaataataaaaaggtTTAGATATTTACAATCGAAGTAATCCTAAACCTGCATTGGACTTAAAAAACTAGTCTGAATCCTTAAGGATTTGGATTTCCAAGGAGAACTATGAGGAATAATTGTTATCATaagtataatattttttaaaaccctcaatttaaaactctaaaaataAAAAGATGAAGACTCCTCAAGACCTTTGGACAACTTTTCTAGCAAAACTCAAAATTGCAAAATACCCCTATGACGTAAAATATTATACCAACAGGTAATTTATTTGAATAGACATATAAATGGAACTCATAATTGACTAGAAAGTGCCCTATAATATCCCAAATAAATCTATATGTTatgaaaagtcaatcactatattatttctctgtatattctgtattctgtattcctatttaggatttcttatttaggatttcttcctaattagtagaacacaattataggaatcaattgtatatatatacccatgtacagattaattgaaatcaaggaaaatcatctctttctacatgataTCAGAGcgggtcatctatctagggtgattatttgttctcaccacccagcttagaagagaccttggccgccgaccggccgttttgACTCCGATCGACATCGCTGGCGTCGCCTCAACcctctcattccaccactgtgtgctgttgcctgatccagtacaccattaaaggacttctgaggtttagcTCTCAGAtactatttcggtatttgcttgatttgtgattttgggttattttgcggttgtaagcactttggattaacgttttggttagttttctttgtctcaacaaatgacagacaataagaatgtcatttctgatgtgattccggtaatGACTAAGATTACGGAACACAAagttaatggttcgaattacctggagtagagtaagactgttaggatctatttgcgtagcattaataaggatgatcaccttactaaagacccacctactgatgatacatgGCAaatttggctaagggaggatgctcagttatttttgcagttttgagactcgattcacagtgaggtaattaatttaattaattactgtgaatttgttaaggaattgatggattacttagattttctgtattctggtaaagggaatatctcccgtatttataatGTTTGTAAGACATTCTACCgtactgagaaagaggataagtctctcacggcttattttatggattttaaatgggtatatgaggaacttaatgtattgttgccttttagtcctgatgtgaaagttcagtaggcccaacgggagcaactaactgttatgagttttcttgtaggctttccttcagagtatgagactgctaaatctcatattctctccagttctgagatttcctctttgcatgaaacattcacatGGGTCCTtagtacagagagtactcaatcttcacagcctgtcagtagtgctcttattagccgaaatccaaatggacaacagggtaatagaagaagaagtagaggaggaattatagGCAACAgaggtaatcagcgtaatggggaggctagttctaatcaggactcaagaggagtcatttattattattgccatgagcttggccatacaaaatataattgttcaCAACTTCAAAggaaaaaatcagcgatcacagatggcaaatatggcagcagaggattctacagtatcttcctctgagaaaactgttttggtatctgcagaggattttgcacgctTTTCGATGTcgagcatctctaaagcctaccagttcccctatcactgcgatcgctaagtcaggtaaatccactacatgccttgtgtcttcctcatccaaatgggttattgattctggtgcgacatatCACATgataggtaattctagtcttctatctgcttttcagtctaatctcacttcctctattgTTATTTTAGTTGATGATTCTACTTCTTgtatcatgggttctggaactgcgaacccgattttgtcaatttctttgtcatctgttttgtatctaccaaaattctcttttaatctactttttgttagtaaacttactcgtaccttaaattattctgtttccttttttcctgaccagtgtttgtttcagaatcttatgacgaagcagattattgataGAGGACGTAAGTCAAGTGGTCTCTACATTATGAAAAATCATGTACCGCAGTCGCTTGTTTGCTcgagtaccttaacacctcttgaagctcattgtagattgggccatccttctttgtctaccatgaagaagctgtgtcctcagtttcagtctttatcaatactagaatgtgagtcatgtcagtttgcaaaacatcatcatttgccttctatgtctagagtcaataaacgggcttcattcccttttgagttagttcattctgatgttttggGTCCttattctgttacttctaaaactggatttcgttattttattacttttgttgatgattactttcgtgttacctggttatattcaATGAAGAATAGttttgagttgttttctatcttttgtgccttttgtaatgaaatcaaaacttaatttaatatttttatgcgcatattaagaagtgacaactcaactcaactcaactaagtctttctcccaaaaatttggggtcggctatatggattcgttttcttcactctaaacgattttgggttaaatcctcaaaaatgtgtaatgcttctaggtcatgttgtactactctcttccaagtcaatttaggtctacccctttttttctttctatcctctaacctaatgtgctttacttgtctaattagagtctccgtatgtctactcttcacatgaccaaaccatctcaatctcccttctctcaatttattctcaattggcaccactcttatTTTTTCTCTAATGCTcttattatggactttatctactCTAGTAttgtcactcatccaccttaacattctcatctctgcaactcttatcttagacgcatatgactgcttcagtgcccaacactcactaccatataacttAGCCGGTTGTATGGTTGTACGGTAaatttttcctttcaacttattgggaatcttgcgatcacataaaactcccgtagcacgtctccacttcaaccatccagctttaatcccatgactaacatcctcctcacatcccccatctatttgaaggactgagccgagatatttaaagtaattactttgggacagtaccactccatccaaactaactcattccctatcaccagtttggccttcactgaacttgcaatacatgtattctgtctttgttctacttaacttaaagccctttgactctagagtacttctccaaagctctaactttctatttacttcttctcgcgtctcatctatcagaacaatatcatccgcgaACATcacgcaccaaggaatactctcttgtatatgtttcatcaattcatctaaaattaatgtaaaaaggtaagggtttgtagctgatccttagtgtaatccaattgagattgaaaaatctcttgtgtcccctctcactgtgcgaacaatagtagttgctccttcatacatatctttcaacacttgtatgtacctaatagataccctcttttgttctaacatattccataagacatctcttggaatactatcataagccttctccaaatcaataaaaactatgtgtagatctttcttctcatctctatatttctccatcaagcttctaatgagaaagattgcttccatagttgaacgaccggacatgaagccaaattgattgagagagatagaagtatcatgacgtaggcaatgctccacaactctctcccacaacttcatagtatggctcatgagtttaatttttctataatttgagcaactctgtatgtcacccttatttttaaaaataggtactaaaatacttctcctctattcatcaggcattttctttgagtttagaattttattaaataatttagttaaccatgccactcccatatctcccaaacactttcacacttcaattggtattccatcgggtccacaggctttatccactttcattctcttaagtgcttcctttacttctaaagatctaacccttctagtataattcacattcttttctattgttctatagtctatattcacgctattaccattttgactattattaaagagattattaaaataatttctccatctttctttaatgtcctcatctttcaccaacacttttccttctttatccttaatgcacctaacttgattgagatcttgacatttcctttctctccttcttgctaatctataaatatctttctccccttctttagttctaagtttctcatataacttttcaaaagcctgtacttttgcttgactaactgccttttttgtctctttttttgctatcttatactgttcatatgtctcattattatcacatttaggtaatttcttataccattccctttttctcttccctgccttttgtacttcctcattccaccaccatctctcttttgagggtagtCCATGTCCTTtaaactctccaagtacttttctagctacttctctaatctttgatgccatctgtatcaatATATCATTGGTCTCCATATCcatcttccatgcttcggactcgagaagctcatttttgaacttcacttgctttactcctttgaactctcaccactttgttcgagctacactatttcttctgactttacttgaattgttcctaaactcgacatccaagaccaccaaccgatgttgacttgttaaagcctcttctggaatgaccttgcaatccttgcattgagctctatttgtcttcctagttgaAAGGAAGTCGATttagcttctatgttgcccacttttgaaagtcactaaatgtgactctctttttataaagtaggtatttgctagttttaggtcgtatgccatagcaaaatccaaaatgctttttccctcctcatttcgactgccaaaatcaaaatctccatgaacattctcataaccttgcctatcacttcctacatgtccatttaattctccaccaatgaaaacattctcttcattcagtatgctttgcattaaatcatccatatctttccaaaacctttgtttactctcactatctagtcctatttatggggcataggcactaactacatttattatttctccttctagtactagctttactagtattattctatctcctactcttttcactatCTCCTGCTCTTTtcacatattaagaagtgacaatgccaaagaatacttttcagcacaatttcaatcTTATATgatacaaaatggcattcttcattagTCTTCATGTGTTGATactccatcccaaaatggcgtggccgaaagaaaaaatcggcatcttcttgaggtaactcgtgctcttcttttccatatgaaagttcctaaacacttttgagcaaatgcagtttctacggcatattttttgatcaatcgtatgctatcttctgtccttaatggggatatttcttatactgctttgtttcctacaaaatctttattcCCTATTGAACtctgtattttttgttgtacctgttttgtgcgtgatgttcgtcaacatgttactaaattggatcctaagtctctcaaatgtgtcttccttaggtactcccggctccaaaaaggataccgctgtttctctcctactcttaatcgttatcttgtttctgcagatgtcaaattttttgagtccactctatTCTTTCCTCAATCATTTgtttatgagagtcagggggaggaggatgatctcttaatatatattgtccaaccaatgtctagttctCTCCCATagtctgttccttctgtctctagacctactcgacctcccattgttcatgtttattccaggagattggaaattcctgactcagatccttcactagctacttcgttgggagatcctgtacctcatatggATCATGACTCTgacctagacttacccattgctctttgtaaaggtaaacgttcatgtatttaccctatttcttcttttgtttcttataatcaattgtcttcttgttctcggtgttttattacttctttagactctgtttctatccctaatactgttgatgaGGCATTGTCTCATTTTGGCTGGtttgctgctatgaaagaggaaatggaggctttagatgctaatggtacatggaaactgttgcctttgcccactggtaagaaagctattggttgcaaatggatatTTACAATAAAGGTAAATCCTAATGGTTCTGTGGCTAAGTTAAAAGTACGCCTTATAGCAAAAAGATATGCTCAGACatttggggttgattactctgacactttttctcctgtagctaaacttacttctgttcgcttgtttatctctttagtagctacatatgattggtccatgcaccaattggatatcaagaatgctttccttcatgatgatcttcaggaggaggtgtatatgaagcaaccacctgggtttgttgctcagggagagttgggtaaagtttgtaggcttcggaagtctctttatggcttgaaacaaagtcctagggcctggtttgggagattcagtgaaacagtacaggaatttgatatgcaaaagagtaagtgtgattactgagtattttataggcaatctgagactggtctaattctcctggtagcctatgtggatgatattgtcaTCACTGAAAGTGACTCTGcaagtatttcatctcttaaaaccttcctccaaacccagtttcagaccaaaaacttgggattgttaaagtatttcttgggtattgaagttatgagaagtaagaagggtattttcttgtctcaaagaaaatatatcctcaatctattgacagagacaggaaaatgaGGTGCTAAGTTTTGCAGTGCACCAACGA
This region includes:
- the LOC131177598 gene encoding uncharacterized protein LOC131177598, which produces MASLGGRGILPVPRENINTSQRGANSAGSTTKVEGMSKFLPKVKLITFDGKEPRAWLRKCTKYFEVYGVPKDQMVGIASLFLIERADAWYHNWVKGDGGHSWEDFERELCGRFGDEGLGDVVEEFMRLRQENTLEEYQDKFEDIRIRLERMMPNLGEAYFLSSFVGGLKDDIRPVVKMMKPVNLSQAIEVARLQEQLINSTRKPISYSRPYQCDFRSNILSSSAPITYKPNQPTQNYPYAPKPPITDQNANSKQPNSVQKTLPNTSQSSVNQPTTKFTSTDYTNSNTIRQPRPCFTCGEKFFPGHQCKQKTLMALQLQENDASVFQMQKQGIDEGEEEWHDVIEGEVPAVSEKVALSVHAMEGSHGVHTIRIIGQHKNRELLILIDSGSTNSFLGARVAKELKLPIIEGPAIAVTVADDRKISSSSMCPNFRWGMQQHSFVFGFKLLDMWSFDIILGVDWLRTFNSILFAFQQSRITFQHAGQLVTLQGINDLGTRSKFLHCTSSQCKLLHGKGMFSSNSGYTFAASTDLPGIICKFFRALLSASGRSYMGAQIICPSSIS
- the LOC131177599 gene encoding uncharacterized protein LOC131177599, whose translation is MNNAPSENTVHSQIISGISAGTNCSAVDALHEAILQKRSRDKQGYHKSDREMLIRHDMVVLDSLEENYGTRPACLTFNDTSIACINGQDSACNMHVIPKYSRESGKIFESRSKYGLSGSLHSGKIGTKVHETKTDIILNGGNMSNIESTFNDETGELNYSYETTLSKGSVKGKCALLPVGTKISKSSKSTTKVFGEQSFSEVEGRGKIADDSKAVRMGCAIPAPGSSVVAGIGFMKTIGVRKSTRLGRQDVTGLHGIHQKSNV